From the Haemophilus parainfluenzae genome, the window ACGATGCAATTTGAACGCCCGAAATTTAGTCTAAAAACGCATATTGAAAGCCAAAACTTTGGTTTCAGTTCGGGTAAGAAAATTCGCCTAACTTTCCGTATTGATAAAAAAACAGGTGGTTTTTTGACAGAAACACCATTATCAACTGATCAAACTGTAAAAGATTGTGGTTGCGACTATGAAATTTCCGCGACCGTAATTGAGAGCGCTATGCTGGAATGGTGGATAGCGCATTTTGGGGAAGATTACCAAGAAATTGACCGAACTTATTTAGACGACAATGCCTAACGACATAAATTGTCGCTCCATCTTTTATCATTAAGCCATCAACAGAGAGGGCATTAAAATGAAGAAAATTGTTTATATTGATATGGACAATGTGATGGTCGATTTTCCGTCTGGTATTGCAAAATTAGATGAGAAAACCAAACTAGAGTATGAGGGGCGATATGATGAAGTTGAAGGTATTTTCAGTTTAATGGACCCCATGCCAAACGCGATTTCTGCTGTTCATAAATTGATGAAGAAATATCATATTTACGCACTTTCTACCGCTCCTTGGCATAATCCATCCGCTTGGAGCGATAAAGTAAAATGGATCCAGCATTATTTCGGCGAAGAAAAAGGCTCAGCATTATACAAGCGGTTAATTTTATCTCACCATAAAAACTTAAACCAAGGCGATTATTTAATTGATGATCGCACTAAAAATGGGGCGAATAAATTTGAAGGTAAACATTTGCATTTTGGTACTGAACAATTTGCTAACTGGAACTGCGTACTATCTTATTTGGACTGTGGCCCTTTTACGCCAAGTGATATTTTGCAAGATTGCTTGAAAAAGCCAGCCGCCCTCGTGCAAGTTGAAAATGAGGAGCAAAGTCGAATCATTGGTGCTTTTGCAGATCGCTATAAATGGCAAGTGTTTAATTTGGCATGTGTTTATGCAGATGAAACAGCAACCGAACAGAAAACGGTCTATTTAATTATCAGCCCTTATCTCAGTGATGAATTTAAAATGCGTATTGAAGCAATGAGTGCTCATATTCAAGCCGAATATGACGTGTTATTACGATCAAAATCACAGCTAAAACAATATTTCCAACGCCTTTCAGATAATCCATTCTTGCATATTGAAAGCTATAGTTATCAACCCCTTTATAAAGCAGGGAATATATTTGGCATGATGGCGAGAGATAGACAGATTGATGAAATTTTAGAAGAAAAAGGAGCCTGAAAAATGACAGCAAAAAATAAACCAATTTGCGTAGTATTAACCGGTGCTGGCATTAGTGCCGAAAGTGGTATTCCTACTTTTAGAGCGGAAGATGGCTTGTGGGCAGGGCATAAAGTAGAAGAAGTTTGCACGCCCGAAGCCTTAAAGAAAAACCGAGCAAAAGTATTAGAGTTTTATAATGAACGACGTCGTAATGCTCAAGCGGCAGAACCTAATGCAGCACATTTGGCTTTGGTTGAATTGGAAGCGTTTTATGAAGTTCATATAATCACTCAAAACGTGGATGATTTACATGAGCGAGCAGGAAGTACTAACGTACTCCATTTACATGGTGAATTGAATAAAGCTCGCAGCAGTTTTAATACCGATTACATTGTTCCATGTTTGGGTGATCAACTGTTAGAGGATAAGGATAATCACGGTCATCCAATGCGTCCACATATAGTCTTTTTTGGGGAAAATGTATCCATGTTTCCTAAAGCAGAAAAGTTAGTGAAAAAGGCAGATATTGTGATTGTTATTGGTACTTCATTACAAGTTTATCCAGCTAATGGATTGGTAAATCTCGCTCCATATGGTTCACTTATCTATTTGATCGATCCTAATCCAAATACAGGATTTGTCCGTAAGAAAGTGATTGCAATCAAAGAAAAAGCGGGTGAGGGCGTTCCGAAAGTGGTAGCTGAGTTATTAGGGAAAATTAAAAAATCATAGAAAACTGACCGCACTTTTCACATAAATAGCGAGTTTTATATCGCTATACTGTATGACTGATGAATTAACGAGAAACGTATGCATCCAGTAATTGAATTTTATTTAGAACAAAGAAAAAGCCAACATAATTTATCTTTGCAAGATATGTGGGCAATGCCAAAAAGAATGGTTGGTGATGCTTATTTATATATTCCTTGGCTTTTACCCGTTACTGAAAGTTCCAAATGGAATCGTTCAGTGCCAGTTTTTAATGAGAAAGATCGAATATTTTTTATTGAAAATGAAGCTATTCAAAAGAAATTTTTACATTCTATTGATTTTA encodes:
- a CDS encoding 5' nucleotidase, NT5C type, with protein sequence MKKIVYIDMDNVMVDFPSGIAKLDEKTKLEYEGRYDEVEGIFSLMDPMPNAISAVHKLMKKYHIYALSTAPWHNPSAWSDKVKWIQHYFGEEKGSALYKRLILSHHKNLNQGDYLIDDRTKNGANKFEGKHLHFGTEQFANWNCVLSYLDCGPFTPSDILQDCLKKPAALVQVENEEQSRIIGAFADRYKWQVFNLACVYADETATEQKTVYLIISPYLSDEFKMRIEAMSAHIQAEYDVLLRSKSQLKQYFQRLSDNPFLHIESYSYQPLYKAGNIFGMMARDRQIDEILEEKGA
- a CDS encoding SIR2 family NAD-dependent protein deacylase: MTAKNKPICVVLTGAGISAESGIPTFRAEDGLWAGHKVEEVCTPEALKKNRAKVLEFYNERRRNAQAAEPNAAHLALVELEAFYEVHIITQNVDDLHERAGSTNVLHLHGELNKARSSFNTDYIVPCLGDQLLEDKDNHGHPMRPHIVFFGENVSMFPKAEKLVKKADIVIVIGTSLQVYPANGLVNLAPYGSLIYLIDPNPNTGFVRKKVIAIKEKAGEGVPKVVAELLGKIKKS